GAAGTAGTTTTGCTGCGAAGATAAATGCTGTAAGTGATGCAGCCCTGCCATTGGAGATGGGACATCTTGTGGGGAATGGAACTGATACACAAACAATTCGAGCTTAAAGAAGTAATCGCTCAGCGAGCTCAGGGTGGTCTAAGTCAAACTTGATAACAGCTAGTTCTGGACCTTCATAGGCTGCACTGAACGCATAAGTTTCACCAATCTTTTCCTGCCACTGGCCTGTAATTCGTGCTGATTCATGGATATGGCCATGAAGCGTAATCTTTGGTTGCTTTTGTTCTATAAAACGTTTTATAGCTATACTACCTACATGAACATCCAGTGGGGCATGATCAACCATTTGACCATCTAGAGCTGCCCGATCAAGGTTTGTTTTGTATGGGGGTGAGTGGAAGAGGCAAACTATTTTGGCCATATCTTCAAATTCAAAAAGCCGCACTAAATCTTTCTGGATCGTCTCATAGCGTAGAATATCAGGGTCAGTCTGTGTAGTATGCATTCCTTCTTCGGGAGAAATACACCCTGGATCCACAAATCGAGACACATCATAGCGTTCCCAGTCCTTCAGCTGAAATGGAGTTGGGGGTACATAGGAATAGCCAACAATGGAGTGATTTGAACAAATCACTTTCTTATAATGGATATATTCCCAGAGCGTATCAAGTCCAGCAGTTATCAAATCTGTTTCCAAAGCTTTGGGATCATCATTCCCCATAATAAGCATGACTTTTGGATATTGCTCCTTAAGAGAATTCTTCAGGCTTTGGAATTTTGGTTGGAGGTAATCCTTGATGAAATCAGGATACTGAGCAGATGAAAACATGGCATGGGGAAATATATCACCACCCAGGAGAACTACCTTTGGTTTCTCTGATTCTATAGCTTGAAATAATTTATCATACCAAGAGATTCGGCCATGCAGGTCAGATACGAAAAAGGCTATTGTCCTCAATGAATTCTTCACGTTGTTCCTTTGGTTGAGCGACTGCAATACGCATGGAAAAGTCGATTTGGGAATGAAGTTAAATTAGTGATCATCGAATCATATTAATATATCAAAGCGCACAAAATTGTGATGCTGCTTCAGCCAGATTAGCCGTGTGAGTCTGGATGGTTTTTGATGGCCAGACACTCGCTCTTTCAGAGCGAACTCGTGTACCCAGGGCTCTCCTACGCACATTGTGCTTCGGCGAACATCCCTAATATTGTTGTAGTAATAATGGTTTGATTGGCTTGCTGACCGAAGCTCCTCCATAGAGGAGCGCAGGTTGAGCCCGCATGCCGTAGCTCGAAGAGCGTAGGCATGTACCCGGGGCCGGAATCGAACCGGCACGCCTGTTTAGGGCGAGGGATTTTAAGTCCTGAATAAGTCAATGATAGCCAGCGGGTTACGGTGATTGTGTCAAAATATTTGAGAAGATATTCGTTTATAAGGTAACTTTTGAATGTGGAAATTTGGGGACCTGCTGGGGAAGGTTTTTCTGAACCCCCTTATAAAGCTTATAGAGTAAAGCTCAAAATGATAGCGCTTTGGATATCAGGTCCGAAGTACCCCAAATTCACTCAATTACAGTAGTTTGATAGTTTCCACAAATTAGCCCACGGATTATGATTGCAACGCTAGACCCCATCAAATACCAATAAATTGTCAATATACCGTAAACTGAGAATTACCATATCAAAAAATCAGGAAGTTCGGACATCCATTATCAAACTCACGAAGTCTTAAATGTATATCTATTGCGTGATCCATAACGATGAATATATTTCAAGCACTTATAGACACAAAGGTTGGGGGAATTTTAATAGTAATTAGATCTATCCATTAAATGTTTAATGATGTGATGCTTAATACTATTTTTGTAAGTCATTAAATTGAAAGGATGAAGAACCCTACGATTACTCAAATTGATGGAGAATGAACCGTGGATGTTGAAAAGACCGATGATCTTCAAATAGAAGAATTAGTTGAACTAAAACCTGAATCACCCCCCCAAAAAAGCAACACCATAAAAGTTGGGAAAAGAACAGCATTTGTTTATACAGGGGCTGCGATTCTAATTGTTGTTGTTGGTATGCGAACCTTGCTTCAAATGGCCGACGAAGGGTTCGGCTTGGTAGAATATATTACCATCGGAGCTCTCATGGTTGAATTTTCGGTTTTGCTCCTCTATGCTGTAACGATATACTCTGTCAGCAAGGACGATGCACGAAAGGAAGGATTTGCTGTCCAGAGTCAAGATATGCCAGCAGTTGCCATACAATTACAAATGTTATCTCAGTCTGTCACCACCGAAATTAAACAGATGCAGGCACAAAATGATCGACTTCATGCACTTTATGATAAAGATATTACTGCCTTGTCTGAGGGATTGTCTGATCTAACACAACAATTCAAAAATGCCTTAGGTCAAATCGCCGGTCAACAAAACTCCAGCCATGGTCAAACTGAGATTCTTATCCAGACAATTTCTGAATTCAAACAGGGATTTGCAAAATCCAATGATGAACAATCATCCAATCAATCGGTTGAGAAATTCCTAGCTCAGTTGGTTGAGAATGAAGTAAAAACCAATCTATTAAACGAGAAATTGTTAGAACAATTAGCTAAGAATGAGCATCAAATGGGTCAGTATAATGAACAAATATTGAATCTAGCTACCGGCATTAAAGAAGTAGTGGAAGAGCAAGTCACATTGCGTATTCGCCAGGAAATTCAACATATCCTTTCAGCTCCTTTTGTAAAGCGGAGTTGATCGTAGATGAAAAGAAAAGGCGTTGAGGTCTATTTTGTTATCTACCTCGCAACAATAATCAGTTTTTTTGCCATCGAGGGGGAGGTAAAGAACTATAAAGAGCGGCAAAAGGATATAATTGAAGTTATTTCCCGGGAGAAGATTGAGCAGCTGGTAAATATAGACCGGGTTGAGCCAGTTAATGATATTGACAGTTTGACTCTCAATGTAAAACTGATTGGCTATTATAATCCAGAAACACTAGAGGGAGTCGTAAGATTCGATCCAGTGCTATTGG
This DNA window, taken from Candidatus Neomarinimicrobiota bacterium, encodes the following:
- a CDS encoding metallophosphoesterase — its product is MAFFVSDLHGRISWYDKLFQAIESEKPKVVLLGGDIFPHAMFSSAQYPDFIKDYLQPKFQSLKNSLKEQYPKVMLIMGNDDPKALETDLITAGLDTLWEYIHYKKVICSNHSIVGYSYVPPTPFQLKDWERYDVSRFVDPGCISPEEGMHTTQTDPDILRYETIQKDLVRLFEFEDMAKIVCLFHSPPYKTNLDRAALDGQMVDHAPLDVHVGSIAIKRFIEQKQPKITLHGHIHESARITGQWQEKIGETYAFSAAYEGPELAVIKFDLDHPELAERLLL